The DNA window CCAAGCGGGGTATAGACtgctttttcttcttcttttttagGTTTTCAAGCGGAGCAACCCGCGACTTGGACGTCAACAGCCGCACAGCTACGGACCCAGCCTCTGTAACTGTTCTAATGTACACGCAGGCTCCATACGCTAGCTCAGATGCGTCACAGAATCCGTGAATTTCCACTTCTGCACTGCTGCTAATGCTTTCAACCCACCGGGGGACCGAGAGGCTATCCAAACCGACGAGGTTTCTCCGATATTCGTGCCAATACTCTTGCAACTCTGCAGTCAGCGGTTCATCCCAAGAACACTCCTGCTTCCACAATTCTTGGATGAAGATTTTCGCTTGGATGATGACTGGCCCCACGAGCCCTAGGGGGTCAAACAATCGCGAGACGTCTGACAGCACTGTGCGCTTGGAAATTACCGCAGCAGAGCTCCAGACCGGGGTAGTGAATCGAAAGCGATCGGTACTGGGTTCCCAGACAAGTCCTAGCGTCTTGATAGTTGAGCTAGACGAGTCTAACTCCAGAATCGAACTGTCGTCCCTTAAGTGTTCAGGGACATTTAGTAGCAGCTCTCTGTTGTTAGAATTCCACTTACGTAGTGAAAACCTAGCTGACTCCAGAAGCTCGACCAGCTGCTGTATCAGCTTCTTTCCATCCTCTACGTCGTCTACACCTGAGAGCATATCATCCACGTAGAAATCTTGCTTCAGCACCTTAGCAGCTTCTGGATGCATTTCTGCTCCTTCTTCCGCCAAACTTCGCAGACATTTCGTGGCCAGATACGGTGCAGACGCGGTTCCGTACGTGACTGTGGTTAGCTCGAACATACGGATTGGCTCTTCTATAGAATCTCTCCATAAGATTCGCTGTAGGGATTGATCCGCTACCTGTACTCGAACCATTCGATACATCTTGGCGATATCGGCAACAATTGCAAATCGGTGCGTACGAAAACGTAGCGTGATGCTGAGGAGATCTTCCTGAACAACGGGACCGACCATCAAGCCGTCGTTCAATGAAATTCCTGTTGATGTACGACAGGAAGCGTCGAAAACTACTCGGAGTTTCGTGGTGGTGCTGTCCGGCTTCAGAACAGCGTGATGCGGTAAATAATACTTCTTGCCTCCGTCGATATCCTCGATCACCTCCTTCATATGCCCGAGAGTTAGATATTCGTGGATGAATTCAGAATATACCGTCTTCAGGACCGGATTAGCTGCGAATCGCCGTTCGAGTCCCACGAACCGCTTAAGTGCTGTTGCCTTTGAATCTCCCAATTCCAAAATTTAGTAAGCTGCTCTTCGACCTCCGCTGTCGAGCATACGTGAACCAGTGAGCATAGTTCGCCGCTTGAACTGTTAGGAATGCGTCCCGAAAGTATCCACCCAAACACCGTATTCTGCAGAGTCGGTCCTGACGGTGTTGCTCTCTGTCGCTCATTCTTCAGCAAGTCCATGTAATACTCCGCCCCTATGATCAAATCAACTGGGCCAGGCTCGTGGAAACCGGGGTCGGCTATCAGAGTAGAATCTGGAAGATCCCACTCGGCAGGATTGCAACTCGTCGTAGGCAAAAGAACAGTCAATTTCGGTAGTACATGGAACTGCATTTCTGCGATGAAGGATGATATAATCCTGGATCTGGGACTGATCTCTGCACTGATCAATTTGGTGGAAACTGATCGAGATGAACCGATTCCTTGAACTGACAAATATGTAGGGGATTCATGAAACTGCAGCTTGTTCGCAAAACTTGCTGTCATTAGACAGTGCTGAGAACACGAATCTAGCAGGGCTCGTGCGAGCGTTGTTCTGCCAAAACGGTCCTTGATTGTCACGAGACCGGTTGACAGGAGTATGTTGTGTGTTAGTGTGATGGGGAGTGCAACATAATTTTGACTTGTGGTGGGTGTGGTTGTGGTTGGCTGTGTGTTGTTTGTGCGCTGCGAGTTGGCAGTATTAGTGTGTATGTGTTGGTTCGGATTGTGTTGCTTAGTCTGTAACTGTCTCGGTTGCGTGTCTTGAGACAGAGGATTCGGCTGCGAGTGTGGAACGGAGGATTTGGGTGCTCCATGTAGCATGGAGTGGTGCTTCTGTTGGCAATGACGACAGACCCCTCTCTCACAGGAACTTGAATAGTGTCCAGGACGCAGACAGTTACGACACAACCTGTGCTTAGCAACAGCTTCGATGCGCTCCGAAACCTTCATTCGTTGAAACATAGCACACTGGGAAGGAGGATGCCACGATTCACTGCATAATGTGCATCTGTTCGACGTCTTTACAACAGTGTGACAGACGGTTGATTTAGAAGAACGATGATCGATGGTCTGGGATTTTGCAGGAGCGACTGATTGGAGAACATCACAGTGGTTGCGGAGAAAACGGAGAAGGGCTGCATACGTGGGAACCTCCTTCGAGTTGTGAGTCTCCCACTGGCGTAGCGTAACGGAATCGAGCTTGGAACACACCATATAAGCGAGAATGGTGGTCCACTCCGAAGTGTTCTGACCTATCTTGTCCAACATTTGGAGATTTTTCTCAAAGTCGTTAATGAGTTAATTGAGTTTATCGTAGCTCTCCCTCTTGAGACCTTCAATGGCGAAAAGTGCATCCAGGTGAGCCTTCACGATGAGTTTTTTGTTCTCATATCGGTTCTCCAATATTTCCCACGCAACAAAGTAATTGGCGGCAGACAATCCTACTGAACTGATTTCTTGCATTGCATCACCAGACAACGACGACCTCAGATATGTAAACTTATCCATATCAGTCAGCTGAGGATTGCTATGAATCAGACTTTGAAAGAAATCGCGGAAGGTTACCCACTCAAAAATTTTGCCACTGAATGACGGCAGACGGATTTCAGACCTTCGAAAATGTCGCTACTTGGTGCGTACCAGAACCATCATCTCCAGCAATCGATGATTGATGTCCTCCCAACTGTAGTGGTGGTAAGAAATTCGGCAAAAATGTCAGCATCGATGCTTTAAGCGCATAAAAATGATCCTCAAACTCCTGCAATACTCGATCGTTCTCATTGTCCAGGTGTTCCAATGCCTCTTGCTTCACATCTGGATCCGAATCGGCGTGTTTCGTCAATTCAGCGTCTTCAACCAACAACTCAAGCTTACTACGAACTGCGAAATATTCCTTGTGGACCTCCTCCAGTCCTTGCATTCGCAGGCTGACTTGTCCGCCATCTCTGGCCACTTCATAATGCTGGACAAAATGACGCACACCATCTAAGGATTTTACAAGCTGATGTTCCCGTTTCCGCAGGGATCGTAACTCGGTTGCCATTCTGACTCACTGCACTACACTATACTATCAAATTTTAATCACGGATATTTCACAGCACTCTCCACTTTCACCAAGTAAATTGACCGATCGACTCGACGTTCCACACTGTTACTACGCGAACCGAAATTGACAGTTACAGCAGGGAAAAACAAGGTGGAAAGC is part of the Topomyia yanbarensis strain Yona2022 chromosome 1, ASM3024719v1, whole genome shotgun sequence genome and encodes:
- the LOC131675843 gene encoding uncharacterized protein LOC131675843; protein product: MKEVIEDIDGGKKYYLPHHAVLKPDSTTTKLRVVFDASCRTSTGISLNDGLMVGPVVQEDLLSITLRFRTHRFAIVADIAKMYRMVRVQVADQSLQRILWRDSIEEPIRMFELTTVTYGTASAPYLATKCLRSLAEEGAEMHPEAAKVLKQDFYVDDMLSGVDDVEDGKKLIQQLVELLESARFSLRKWNSNNRELLLNVPEHLRDDSSILELDSSSSTIKTLGLVWEPSTDRFRFTTPVWSSAAVISKRTVLSDVSRLFDPLGLVGPVIIQAKIFIQELWKQECSWDEPLTAELQEYWHEYRRNLVGLDSLSVPRWVESISSSAEVEIHGFCDASELAYGACVYIRTVTEAGSVAVRLLTSKSRVAPLENLKKKKKKQSIPRLELSSALLLAHLYEKVVQSLRISAKSFFWTDSMIVKCWLSSSPSRWKQFVANRVSEIQHITKDGTWNHVAGVENPADIISRGMTPAQLQYQHAWFDGPHWLLLEEAYRPETKEIREENIESADLEEKTTTLVLQSTTPSEIFKLRSSLSELVRITAYIRRFRFNAQAVNRNCRRHSPITASELDEVLQMLVRLAQQESFPQELADLSKQPHVRDSSRIISLKP